A genome region from Thermococcus gorgonarius includes the following:
- the pyk gene encoding pyruvate kinase gives MRLPSHKTKIIATIGPASDDSKTLEALIKAGMSVARINFSHGTFEEHKKRIEKIRRASERLGRRVAILGDLPGVKIRVGNIIGGKVELRRNQTVTLTVRDVEGMEGLIPVEFKDLPKLVSPGDVIYLSDGFIVLKVVKVEGPDVVCKVIVGGVLYSHKGINIPNARIPLEAVTEKDLEILGFMAENEVDAVGISFVGSAYDVLKVRSFIEKQGAKMFVISKIERPDAIRNFEEILSASDGVMIARGDLGVEIPIEKLPILQKRLIEKAVMAGKPTIVATQMLESMTVEKLPTRAEVTDVANAILDGADAVMLSEETAVGKYPVDAVRMMAKIARATEAYRESFGNVRMLEWKEKIPKKGTIKDAITRSIIEALQVVDAKYILTPTKSGYTARLISRFRPKQWILAFTSDEKVANGLMFSYGVYPFVIESHDENEIISLIKGLGLAREDDTVLLTKGAPVGKTVGTNTVRIFQVP, from the coding sequence ATGAGACTACCCTCACACAAGACAAAAATCATTGCCACTATTGGGCCGGCATCGGATGATTCTAAGACGCTGGAAGCTCTGATAAAAGCTGGAATGAGTGTTGCCAGAATAAACTTCTCGCACGGCACATTTGAGGAACACAAAAAGAGAATTGAGAAGATAAGAAGGGCTTCAGAACGTCTCGGTCGCAGAGTTGCGATACTGGGGGATCTTCCGGGGGTTAAGATAAGGGTAGGAAATATAATTGGAGGGAAGGTCGAGCTCCGGCGCAACCAGACAGTGACCCTTACAGTAAGGGACGTTGAGGGGATGGAAGGATTAATCCCGGTAGAGTTCAAAGACCTCCCCAAACTTGTATCTCCCGGCGATGTTATCTATCTCAGCGATGGGTTCATTGTCCTTAAAGTGGTCAAAGTAGAGGGGCCAGATGTCGTCTGTAAGGTTATTGTTGGAGGAGTACTGTACTCTCACAAGGGAATAAACATACCAAATGCTCGAATTCCGCTGGAGGCCGTGACAGAGAAGGATCTTGAGATCCTCGGGTTCATGGCTGAAAACGAGGTGGATGCGGTTGGAATCAGTTTTGTTGGTTCTGCCTATGACGTTCTCAAGGTTAGGAGTTTCATTGAAAAGCAGGGGGCTAAGATGTTTGTGATATCAAAGATAGAAAGACCTGATGCCATCAGGAACTTCGAGGAGATACTATCAGCCTCAGATGGTGTAATGATAGCCAGGGGCGACCTAGGTGTCGAGATACCCATTGAAAAGCTCCCCATTCTTCAGAAGAGGCTCATAGAGAAAGCTGTAATGGCGGGTAAACCCACTATAGTGGCCACCCAGATGCTTGAGAGCATGACTGTGGAGAAACTCCCAACCAGGGCCGAGGTCACGGACGTGGCAAACGCAATACTTGACGGTGCCGATGCGGTTATGCTCTCCGAGGAGACTGCCGTTGGAAAGTATCCCGTTGATGCAGTTAGGATGATGGCAAAGATAGCCAGGGCTACAGAGGCATACAGAGAAAGCTTTGGCAATGTGAGAATGCTGGAGTGGAAGGAAAAAATCCCAAAGAAGGGGACCATAAAGGACGCCATCACGAGGAGCATAATAGAGGCCCTTCAGGTTGTTGATGCCAAATACATCCTAACTCCCACCAAAAGCGGCTACACCGCCCGTCTGATCTCCCGCTTCAGGCCGAAGCAGTGGATCCTCGCGTTCACGAGCGATGAGAAAGTTGCCAACGGGTTGATGTTCAGCTATGGGGTGTATCCATTTGTTATTGAGAGCCACGACGAGAACGAAATAATCAGCCTGATAAAGGGCCTCGGCCTTGCCAGGGAAGACGACACCGTGCTCCTTACCAAGGGGGCACCTGTTGGAAAAACTGTTGGAACAAACACCGTGAGGATCTTCCAGGTTCCATAA
- the mrtA gene encoding CPBP family archaeomyxosortase MrtA, translating into MILRRNSYALFIILLPISFIPRFFVGSLERWAAWLLFWYFLVPLAVSSAFGFRPEELGLRLPDDNWKIFGLVMILAVVASFGGLFVPSMRNYYPRFAYLGWVSFFEKELVIGVVMLAHEAFFRGFLLFPLAEKNRWLAIFAQDVPYTLVHIGKPLPEIPYSFFAGLVFAWMDLKGKSFFQSFLLHWLGSAFFDVLCALFKAGLIHL; encoded by the coding sequence ATGATCCTCCGCAGGAACTCCTACGCCCTTTTTATCATCCTGCTACCCATCTCGTTTATTCCGCGCTTTTTCGTTGGGAGCCTGGAGCGCTGGGCGGCATGGCTTCTGTTCTGGTACTTTCTAGTCCCCTTGGCAGTTTCCTCCGCCTTTGGTTTTAGACCGGAGGAATTGGGGTTAAGACTACCAGACGACAACTGGAAAATTTTCGGGCTTGTGATGATCCTTGCCGTTGTTGCAAGCTTTGGAGGGCTCTTTGTTCCATCAATGAGAAACTACTACCCCCGCTTTGCTTATTTGGGCTGGGTGAGCTTCTTCGAAAAAGAGCTGGTTATTGGCGTTGTTATGCTCGCCCACGAGGCTTTTTTCAGGGGGTTTCTCCTGTTCCCGCTCGCGGAGAAGAACAGATGGTTGGCCATATTCGCCCAGGACGTTCCCTACACCCTCGTCCACATCGGGAAACCACTCCCCGAAATCCCATACTCATTTTTCGCAGGCCTGGTTTTTGCCTGGATGGACCTGAAAGGGAAGAGCTTCTTCCAGAGCTTCCTCCTCCACTGGCTTGGTTCGGCTTTCTTTGACGTCCTGTGTGCGCTTTTTAAAGCTGGCCTCATCCATCTCTAG
- the cysS gene encoding cysteine--tRNA ligase has translation MGIKIYNTLTRKKEEFMPLREGEVRMYVCGPTVYDYPHLGHARTYIAFDVVRRYFEHKGYTVLMVMNFTDIDDKIIKRANETGEDPKELAEKFLRYFLEDMAALKVKPADIYPRVTEHIDDIIEFIKKLQEKGYAYEGSDGVYFEVRKFKDYGKLSKIKLEDLVKGARVEPGEGKKNPEDFALWKKAKPGEPKWESPWGEGRPGWHIECSTMSTKYLGESFDIHGGGSDLIFPHHENEIAQTEACTGHEWVRYWMHTGFLMVNGEKMSKSLGNFITIREILKHYDPEVVRLFVLQRHYRSPLDYTEEGMEHAKNNLERLYNTLENIRVAMERAEISFRWEKPEFEAYEAIREARKKFYEAMDDDFNTAEALKAVFEASNSINRYLTQVETPKESILRKAWEFFKVVSEVFGIFEDYFMEQKAGQEEELIKLLIEVRTQLRKERNFALADKIRAGLRELGIQLEDTPQGTVWKRIKV, from the coding sequence ATGGGGATAAAAATCTACAACACCCTAACCAGAAAGAAAGAGGAGTTCATGCCGCTCAGAGAGGGCGAGGTTAGGATGTACGTCTGCGGGCCGACGGTTTACGATTACCCCCATCTCGGCCATGCGAGGACCTACATAGCCTTCGACGTTGTGAGGCGCTACTTCGAGCACAAAGGATACACTGTTCTGATGGTCATGAACTTCACGGACATCGATGACAAGATAATCAAGAGGGCCAATGAAACCGGTGAGGATCCGAAAGAGCTCGCCGAGAAGTTTCTAAGGTACTTCCTTGAAGACATGGCTGCCTTGAAGGTCAAGCCTGCAGACATCTATCCTCGGGTTACAGAGCACATAGATGATATTATTGAATTCATAAAAAAGCTCCAGGAAAAGGGCTACGCATACGAGGGTTCCGATGGCGTTTACTTTGAAGTTAGGAAGTTTAAGGACTACGGAAAGCTGAGCAAGATAAAGCTGGAAGACCTTGTTAAAGGCGCAAGGGTAGAGCCGGGCGAAGGGAAGAAGAACCCGGAGGATTTTGCCCTCTGGAAGAAGGCAAAGCCGGGAGAGCCCAAATGGGAGAGCCCCTGGGGTGAGGGAAGACCCGGCTGGCACATTGAGTGCTCCACGATGAGCACAAAGTACCTCGGAGAGAGCTTCGACATCCACGGCGGCGGAAGTGACCTTATATTCCCCCACCACGAAAACGAGATTGCCCAGACGGAAGCGTGCACCGGCCACGAGTGGGTCCGCTACTGGATGCACACCGGCTTTCTGATGGTCAACGGCGAAAAAATGAGCAAAAGCCTAGGAAACTTCATCACTATTAGGGAAATACTGAAGCACTATGACCCTGAAGTCGTGAGACTCTTCGTCCTGCAGAGGCACTACCGCTCGCCGCTCGACTACACTGAGGAGGGCATGGAGCACGCTAAGAACAACCTTGAGCGCCTGTATAACACCCTTGAAAACATCCGCGTGGCGATGGAGAGGGCCGAGATTTCCTTCCGCTGGGAGAAGCCGGAATTTGAAGCCTATGAGGCGATAAGGGAGGCAAGGAAAAAGTTCTACGAGGCGATGGACGATGACTTCAACACGGCCGAGGCTCTGAAGGCCGTCTTCGAGGCCAGCAACTCAATCAACCGCTATTTAACCCAGGTAGAGACGCCGAAGGAGAGCATCCTGAGGAAGGCCTGGGAATTCTTCAAGGTTGTGAGCGAGGTCTTCGGGATCTTCGAGGACTACTTCATGGAACAGAAGGCAGGCCAGGAGGAAGAACTCATAAAGCTCCTCATAGAGGTGCGCACCCAGCTCAGGAAGGAGAGAAACTTCGCCCTGGCGGACAAGATAAGGGCCGGGCTGAGGGAGCTTGGGATTCAGCTCGAGGACACGCCGCAGGGAACTGTCTGGAAAAGGATCAAGGTTTGA
- a CDS encoding FKBP-type peptidyl-prolyl cis-trans isomerase, whose translation MTKIQRGDVIRLKYTGRIKETGEIFDTTEEEIAKEAGIYKENGVYGPVPIAVGAGHVIQGLDEQLEGLEVGKKYEIIIPPEKGFGKRDPKLIKVFTLGQLRRAGIYPIPGMPIELETGDGRKLKGRILTVSGGRVRIDFNHPYAGKHLVYEVEVTEKVEDPIEKVKALIELRLPRIPLEKVVIEVGEKDVTVDFRPVLDEVDRNTLVLGEILLESDLKFIGYEEVKFKPTVEELLKPQEAEKEEGSEETEVSEKASEKTNEEAAESQVEEVSESTKEEDAGSSEEIVEEKPQEDTKEAGEEEQTS comes from the coding sequence ATGACAAAGATCCAGAGAGGGGACGTTATTCGGCTCAAGTACACCGGAAGAATAAAAGAGACGGGCGAGATTTTTGACACTACCGAGGAGGAAATAGCAAAAGAAGCAGGCATATACAAAGAGAACGGCGTTTATGGGCCCGTCCCTATAGCGGTCGGTGCAGGTCACGTAATTCAGGGACTGGATGAACAGCTTGAAGGCCTAGAAGTTGGAAAGAAGTATGAGATAATTATTCCCCCCGAGAAGGGTTTCGGAAAGAGAGATCCTAAACTCATCAAGGTCTTCACTCTGGGCCAGCTTAGGAGGGCAGGGATATACCCAATCCCGGGAATGCCGATAGAGCTCGAAACCGGCGATGGAAGGAAGCTTAAGGGACGAATACTCACCGTGAGCGGTGGCAGAGTTAGGATCGATTTCAACCACCCCTACGCGGGCAAGCACTTGGTCTATGAAGTTGAGGTAACGGAGAAAGTGGAGGATCCTATAGAGAAAGTCAAGGCTCTTATAGAGCTCCGTCTGCCCAGGATACCGCTGGAAAAAGTTGTCATTGAAGTTGGGGAGAAAGACGTAACCGTTGACTTCAGGCCCGTGCTCGATGAAGTCGATAGAAACACTCTAGTGCTGGGGGAGATACTTCTTGAAAGCGACCTCAAGTTCATAGGATACGAAGAGGTCAAGTTCAAGCCCACAGTTGAGGAACTTCTAAAGCCGCAAGAGGCGGAAAAAGAGGAAGGTAGCGAAGAAACAGAGGTCTCTGAAAAAGCGTCAGAGAAAACTAATGAGGAGGCAGCCGAGTCTCAGGTAGAGGAAGTCAGCGAAAGCACTAAGGAGGAGGACGCTGGATCCTCCGAAGAGATCGTTGAGGAAAAACCTCAGGAGGACACAAAAGAAGCTGGCGAAGAGGAGCAGACTTCCTAA